From a region of the Pseudomonas fulva 12-X genome:
- a CDS encoding class I SAM-dependent DNA methyltransferase, whose protein sequence is MSVADNYFDKLYKGSEDPWSFRERWYEQRKRNLTLAALPRSHYGSIFEPGCANGELSARLAERCTQLLCSDTSAIALELAHNRLAHRSNVRLLQTRLPEQWPAGRFDLIVLSELCYYLDEQDLDRLIDCARAALNTGGNLLACHWRWPIAECPLSGDEVHRRLHERLGLPRLLRHEDADLLLEVWGTESTSVAQREGLVPEAQERPV, encoded by the coding sequence ATGAGCGTTGCCGACAATTACTTCGATAAGCTTTACAAGGGCAGCGAAGATCCCTGGTCATTTCGCGAACGCTGGTACGAGCAGCGCAAGCGCAACCTGACCCTCGCCGCCCTGCCGCGCAGCCACTACGGCAGCATCTTCGAGCCGGGCTGCGCCAACGGCGAACTCAGCGCGCGCCTGGCCGAGCGCTGTACCCAACTGCTGTGCAGCGACACTTCGGCCATCGCCCTGGAGCTGGCGCATAATCGCCTCGCCCACCGCAGCAACGTGCGCCTGCTGCAGACCCGTCTGCCGGAGCAATGGCCGGCCGGGCGCTTCGACCTGATCGTACTCAGCGAGCTGTGCTACTACCTCGACGAACAGGATCTGGATCGCCTGATCGACTGCGCCCGGGCCGCCCTCAACACCGGCGGTAACCTGCTGGCCTGCCACTGGCGTTGGCCCATCGCCGAGTGCCCGCTGAGCGGCGATGAGGTTCACCGCCGCCTGCACGAACGCCTCGGCCTGCCGCGCCTGTTGCGCCATGAAGATGCCGACCTGCTGCTCGAGGTCTGGGGTACCGAAAGCACCTCCGTAGCCCAGCGCGAAGGCCTGGTGCCGGAAGCCCAGGAGCGTCCGGTTTGA
- a CDS encoding DUF72 domain-containing protein, protein MKHIHIGISGWRYAPWRGDFYPEGLKQREELAFASRAVSSIEINGSFYALQTPERYAGWAAETPDGFCFAVKAPRYITHIRRLDDVATPIANFFASGPLQLGEKLGPFLWQFPPSMPFDEQRFADFLALLPQDTEQALGSAKKADRLQDGSLDVPHQQKLRHAVEIRNPSFCDPAFIKLLRKHKVALVFADSAGKWPYAEDLTADFVYLRLHGNKKLYESGYDEDAIDHWHQRVATWSRGQQPGDAQLIDSHKPRARKSRDVYCYFDNDLKVRAPYDAHALLEKFDLARGLPNAPGQSPGVSP, encoded by the coding sequence GTGAAGCACATCCACATCGGCATTTCCGGCTGGCGCTATGCGCCCTGGCGCGGCGACTTCTACCCCGAAGGCCTGAAGCAACGCGAGGAACTGGCGTTCGCCTCCCGGGCGGTGAGCAGTATCGAAATCAACGGCTCGTTCTACGCCCTGCAAACGCCCGAGCGTTATGCCGGTTGGGCCGCTGAGACACCGGACGGCTTCTGCTTCGCGGTCAAGGCGCCGCGCTATATCACCCATATTCGCCGCCTCGATGACGTGGCCACGCCCATCGCCAATTTCTTCGCTTCGGGGCCGTTGCAGCTGGGCGAGAAACTCGGGCCGTTCCTGTGGCAGTTCCCACCAAGCATGCCCTTCGACGAGCAACGCTTCGCCGACTTCCTCGCTCTGCTGCCGCAGGACACGGAGCAGGCCCTGGGCAGTGCGAAGAAAGCCGATCGCCTGCAGGACGGCAGCCTGGATGTGCCCCACCAGCAGAAGCTGCGCCACGCCGTGGAAATCCGTAACCCGAGCTTTTGTGACCCGGCCTTTATCAAGTTGCTGCGCAAGCACAAGGTCGCGCTGGTGTTCGCCGACAGCGCCGGCAAGTGGCCGTACGCCGAGGATCTGACTGCCGACTTCGTGTACCTGCGCCTGCACGGCAACAAGAAGCTCTACGAAAGTGGTTACGACGAAGACGCCATCGACCACTGGCACCAGCGCGTCGCCACCTGGAGCCGCGGCCAGCAACCCGGTGACGCGCAGCTGATCGACAGCCACAAGCCGCGCGCCCGAAAGTCGCGCGACGTGTACTGCTATTTCGACAATGACCTCAAGGTTCGCGCGCCCTACGACGCCCACGCGCTGTTAGAGAAGTTCGACCTGGCCCGGGGGCTGCCCAACGCCCCCGGCCAGTCGCCAGGAGTAAGCCCATGA
- the pdxR gene encoding MocR-like pyridoxine biosynthesis transcription factor PdxR produces MATSTPLPVDLSGLCLQPGAGLSRQLYQALRERMLDGRLPGGTRLPASRQLAELLGVSRNTVNRALDQLYAEGYVQARVGDGTYVADLEASAPLPAAMPTSQASSSALQRLESFHLPPHLPGPPRAFRVGVPAFDLFPYETWARLAARFWRRPASALLGYGDPAGDAQLRELIASYLRSSRGLKCDPGQIVITCGAQQAISLCTQLLLDPGDRVAMEDPGYRAAAHAFNVAGAQLEGIGVDSQGLDVDALEQAGPCRLAYVTPSHQYPTGVTLSLPRRLALLDWAERNDAWIIEDDYDGEYRYSGTPLAPLAALDRGQRVLYVGTFSKIVFPALRLGYLVVPPRLAQAFARRRGVDMRHSDIGTQAVMAEFIAAGHFQRHIRRMRNAARARRDALLVGWPDEVPGCSALPEVHAGLHLSVRCESLARERELIAAAATVGVEINPLSVQWLPEGRTPADQRAGLVMGFAAVPERAIGEALQALRQAWKLPG; encoded by the coding sequence ATGGCTACCTCGACGCCGCTACCCGTCGACCTCTCGGGCCTGTGCCTGCAACCTGGTGCGGGCTTGTCGCGTCAGCTGTACCAGGCGCTGCGCGAACGCATGCTCGACGGACGCCTGCCCGGTGGCACGCGCCTGCCGGCCAGCCGTCAGTTGGCCGAGCTGCTCGGTGTGTCGCGCAACACCGTCAACCGCGCGCTGGATCAGCTGTACGCCGAGGGCTACGTGCAGGCGCGGGTCGGCGATGGCACCTACGTGGCTGACCTGGAAGCCAGCGCGCCGTTGCCCGCAGCAATGCCGACGAGCCAGGCGAGCAGCAGCGCCTTGCAACGATTGGAGAGCTTTCATCTGCCGCCGCATTTGCCTGGGCCGCCGCGGGCCTTTCGCGTCGGGGTGCCGGCCTTCGACCTGTTTCCCTATGAAACCTGGGCACGTCTGGCCGCACGTTTCTGGCGCCGACCGGCGTCTGCGTTGCTGGGATATGGCGACCCGGCGGGCGATGCGCAGCTGCGCGAGTTGATCGCCTCCTACCTGCGCAGCAGCCGTGGCCTCAAGTGCGACCCTGGGCAGATCGTTATCACTTGCGGCGCCCAGCAGGCGATCAGCCTATGCACGCAATTGCTGCTCGATCCGGGTGACCGGGTGGCGATGGAAGATCCGGGCTACCGCGCCGCCGCACACGCATTCAATGTCGCCGGTGCTCAGCTTGAAGGCATTGGCGTCGACAGCCAGGGCCTGGATGTCGACGCCCTGGAGCAGGCAGGGCCGTGCCGGCTGGCCTATGTCACGCCGTCGCACCAGTACCCGACCGGGGTGACGCTGTCGCTGCCCAGGCGCTTGGCCCTGCTGGACTGGGCCGAGCGCAACGATGCCTGGATCATTGAGGACGACTACGACGGCGAGTACCGCTACAGCGGCACGCCACTGGCGCCGCTGGCCGCGCTGGATCGCGGCCAGCGCGTGCTGTACGTCGGCACTTTCAGCAAGATCGTCTTCCCGGCGCTGCGTCTGGGCTATCTGGTGGTGCCGCCGCGCCTGGCCCAGGCCTTCGCCCGCCGTCGCGGCGTGGATATGCGCCACTCCGATATCGGCACCCAGGCGGTGATGGCCGAGTTCATCGCCGCCGGGCATTTCCAGCGGCATATCCGCCGTATGCGCAACGCCGCCCGGGCGCGTCGCGATGCCTTGCTGGTCGGTTGGCCGGATGAGGTGCCTGGCTGCTCAGCGCTGCCCGAGGTCCACGCCGGTCTGCACCTGAGCGTGCGCTGCGAGAGCCTGGCCCGCGAGCGTGAACTGATCGCCGCGGCTGCCACCGTGGGGGTGGAAATCAACCCGCTGAGCGTGCAATGGCTGCCAGAAGGGCGTACACCGGCGGATCAGCGTGCCGGGTTGGTGATGGGTTTTGCCGCAGTGCCGGAACGGGCCATCGGTGAGGCGCTGCAGGCCTTGCGCCAGGCGTGGAAGTTGCCGGGATGA
- the clsB gene encoding cardiolipin synthase ClsB produces MKYEWRDGNQIDLLINGEDFFPAVFESIRNARQQVLLETFIIFEDKIGMELQQALIAAARNGAEVEITVDGYGTADLSTEYVAALVAAGVRVHMFDPGKRLLGMRTNLFRRLHRKIVVVDNEVAYIGGINYGEDHIADYGPMAKQDYAVRVRGPIVADLHTAAVRLLDARDDRPATPHRGSQPGQHRHAGNSRLLMTIRDNGDDTNTIEQHYLDAIRNAQHRLIIANAYFFPGYRLLRELRNAARRGVKVTLILQGMPDMPLVRLCSRLTYNYLLRDGVTIYEYCQRPLHGKVALADHEWCTIGSSNLDPLSLSLNLEANVIVRDAALNRRLHEHLSELAESSCKSVPLKRVMRGYWWRAPLIFLCFHFLRHFPAIAGWFPAHSPRIKLLKPEIEAPQCGTLQVDQEKVS; encoded by the coding sequence ATGAAGTACGAATGGCGTGATGGCAACCAGATCGATCTGTTGATCAACGGCGAGGATTTCTTTCCCGCCGTGTTCGAGAGCATCCGCAATGCCCGCCAGCAAGTGCTGCTGGAAACCTTCATCATCTTCGAAGACAAGATCGGCATGGAGCTGCAGCAGGCGCTGATCGCCGCTGCCCGCAACGGCGCCGAGGTGGAGATCACTGTGGACGGTTACGGCACCGCGGACCTCTCCACCGAGTACGTCGCAGCGTTGGTGGCCGCCGGTGTGCGGGTGCACATGTTCGACCCAGGCAAGCGCCTGCTGGGCATGCGCACCAACCTGTTCCGCCGTCTGCACCGCAAGATCGTGGTGGTCGACAACGAGGTCGCCTACATCGGCGGCATCAACTACGGCGAAGACCATATCGCCGATTACGGGCCGATGGCCAAGCAGGATTATGCCGTGCGCGTGCGTGGCCCCATCGTCGCCGACCTGCACACCGCCGCCGTGCGCCTGCTCGACGCCCGAGATGATCGCCCGGCGACGCCCCATCGTGGCAGCCAGCCAGGTCAGCACCGCCACGCCGGCAACAGCCGCCTGCTGATGACCATCCGCGACAATGGCGACGACACCAACACCATCGAACAGCATTACCTGGATGCCATCCGCAACGCCCAGCACCGCTTGATCATCGCCAACGCCTACTTCTTTCCCGGCTACCGGCTGCTGCGCGAGCTGCGCAATGCGGCGCGGCGCGGCGTGAAGGTGACGCTGATCCTGCAGGGCATGCCGGACATGCCGCTGGTGCGCCTGTGCTCGCGCCTGACCTACAACTACCTGCTGCGCGACGGCGTGACCATCTACGAATACTGCCAGCGCCCGCTGCACGGCAAGGTGGCCCTGGCCGATCACGAGTGGTGCACCATCGGCTCGAGCAACCTCGACCCTCTGAGCCTGTCGCTCAACCTGGAAGCCAACGTGATCGTGCGCGACGCGGCGCTCAACCGTCGCCTGCATGAACACCTCTCGGAGCTGGCCGAATCGAGCTGCAAGTCGGTGCCGCTCAAGCGGGTGATGCGCGGTTACTGGTGGCGCGCGCCGCTGATCTTCCTGTGCTTTCACTTCCTGCGCCATTTCCCGGCCATCGCCGGCTGGTTCCCGGCCCACTCGCCGCGCATCAAGCTGCTCAAACCCGAAATCGAAGCGCCGCAATGCGGCACCTTGCAGGTCGACCAGGAGAAAGTCTCGTGA
- a CDS encoding GNAT family N-acetyltransferase, whose amino-acid sequence MEIRAVTADDHAAWLPLWQGYQRFYATEIPETTTALTWQRFLAADEPMHAALAWQDGRTIGMVHWIFHRSCWTEGNYCYLQDLFVAEQVRGGGIGRALIEHVYAQARQAGASRVHWLTHESNTTAMQLYDRIAERPDLVQYRKKL is encoded by the coding sequence ATGGAAATACGCGCCGTTACCGCTGACGATCACGCTGCCTGGCTGCCGCTCTGGCAGGGCTACCAGCGCTTCTACGCCACCGAAATTCCCGAGACCACCACTGCGCTGACCTGGCAACGATTCCTTGCCGCCGACGAGCCGATGCACGCGGCCCTGGCCTGGCAGGACGGCCGGACCATCGGCATGGTGCACTGGATCTTCCACCGCTCCTGCTGGACCGAGGGCAACTACTGCTACCTGCAGGACCTGTTCGTGGCCGAACAGGTGCGTGGCGGCGGCATCGGCCGCGCTCTGATCGAACACGTCTACGCCCAGGCCCGCCAGGCCGGCGCCTCGCGGGTGCACTGGTTGACCCACGAGAGCAACACCACCGCCATGCAGCTGTACGACCGCATCGCCGAACGGCCCGACCTCGTGCAGTACCGCAAGAAATTGTGA
- a CDS encoding LysE family translocator: protein MTQLLPFMLFAFVASITPGPTNVLVLGSSARHGVAKTLPLVIGACVGAAAIVVAVGLGLGELLQQHPRLQWAMAWFGVLWLSYLAWRIFSSPAAALDGSAVTADEKRLGLFAGAALQLVNPKTWMMALAVVSVFATPGPGQALRVALLAAIFLAISLPCLGCWALLGRGAARLFTSARTMTRFNQTMAVLLLVSAWLGAPLQGA, encoded by the coding sequence ATGACCCAGTTGTTGCCCTTCATGCTGTTCGCCTTCGTTGCCTCCATCACCCCGGGGCCCACCAATGTGCTGGTGCTGGGCAGCAGCGCCCGTCATGGTGTGGCCAAGACCCTGCCGCTGGTTATCGGCGCCTGTGTGGGCGCGGCGGCCATCGTGGTGGCGGTGGGGCTTGGCCTGGGTGAATTGCTGCAACAGCACCCGCGCCTGCAGTGGGCGATGGCCTGGTTTGGCGTGCTGTGGTTGAGCTACCTGGCCTGGCGGATTTTCAGCAGCCCTGCGGCGGCGCTGGATGGCTCGGCGGTAACGGCGGACGAGAAGCGCCTCGGGCTGTTCGCTGGCGCAGCGTTGCAGTTGGTCAACCCAAAAACCTGGATGATGGCCCTGGCCGTGGTCAGCGTATTCGCCACGCCGGGGCCCGGTCAGGCACTGCGGGTAGCGCTTTTGGCAGCGATCTTCCTGGCCATCTCCCTGCCGTGTCTGGGCTGCTGGGCGTTGCTCGGTCGCGGCGCCGCACGCTTGTTCACGTCGGCCCGCACCATGACCCGTTTCAACCAGACCATGGCCGTGCTGCTGTTGGTTTCGGCCTGGCTGGGTGCGCCGCTTCAAGGGGCGTGA
- a CDS encoding endonuclease/exonuclease/phosphatase family protein, which translates to MTTHQPAPTELASAVHTLKILTVNTHKGFTALNRRFILPELRDAVRTLSADMVFLQEVHGTHEHHAKRYENWPPTPQYEFLADSMWPQFAYGRNAVYPHGDHGNALLSKFPILRHDNLDISIGTQEQRGLLHSVLDVPGHAEVHAICVHLGLREVHRKQQLGLLCKVLDRLPADAPVIVAGDFNDWRQRADGLLAASGLKEAFVSEHGKPARSFPARWPLLCLDRIYVRNATTHNPQVLSTRPWSHLSDHAPLAVEIRL; encoded by the coding sequence ATGACCACCCACCAACCGGCACCCACGGAACTGGCCAGCGCGGTTCACACGCTGAAGATTCTCACGGTCAACACCCACAAGGGGTTCACCGCGCTGAACCGGCGCTTCATTCTTCCAGAGCTGCGCGATGCAGTGCGCACGCTGTCGGCCGATATGGTGTTTCTGCAGGAAGTGCATGGCACCCACGAGCACCACGCCAAGCGCTACGAGAACTGGCCGCCGACGCCGCAGTACGAGTTTCTCGCCGACAGCATGTGGCCGCAGTTCGCCTATGGCCGCAACGCGGTGTACCCCCATGGCGACCACGGCAACGCCCTGCTCTCGAAATTCCCGATCCTGCGCCACGATAACCTCGACATCTCCATCGGCACCCAGGAGCAGCGCGGCCTGCTGCACTCGGTGCTCGACGTGCCGGGGCACGCCGAAGTACATGCCATCTGCGTGCACCTGGGCCTGCGCGAAGTGCATCGCAAGCAGCAGCTGGGTTTGCTGTGCAAGGTGCTCGACCGCCTGCCGGCCGACGCGCCGGTGATCGTGGCGGGCGACTTCAACGACTGGCGCCAGCGCGCCGATGGCCTGCTGGCCGCCAGCGGCCTGAAAGAAGCCTTCGTCAGCGAGCACGGCAAGCCGGCCAGGAGCTTCCCCGCGCGCTGGCCGCTGCTGTGCCTGGATCGCATCTACGTGCGCAACGCGACCACTCACAACCCGCAGGTGCTGTCGACCCGTCCCTGGTCGCACCTGTCCGATCATGCACCGTTGGCTGTGGAGATACGGCTATGA
- a CDS encoding FMN-binding negative transcriptional regulator, with protein MYTPPAFRQNDPATLHREIHACRLATLISPGEHGLQASHLPLLLRAEEGPYGTLYGHLARANPHARLLAEGGEVLVVFGGADAYVSPSWYPAKAEHGKVVPTWNYIAVHAYGRAEVFDDAERLLNLLGELTDRHEQPRPQPWTIADAPQDYIAGMLRAIVGFALPIERLEGKWKLGQNRSEADQSGVRDGLAASLDSRDRALAQRMAD; from the coding sequence ATGTACACGCCACCCGCCTTTCGCCAGAACGACCCCGCCACCCTGCACCGGGAAATCCACGCCTGCCGCCTGGCGACCCTCATCAGCCCTGGCGAACATGGCCTGCAGGCCAGCCACCTACCTTTGCTGCTGCGCGCCGAAGAAGGCCCCTACGGCACCCTGTATGGCCACCTGGCGCGGGCCAACCCCCATGCCCGGCTGCTGGCAGAAGGCGGCGAGGTCCTGGTGGTGTTCGGCGGCGCCGATGCCTACGTCAGCCCCTCCTGGTACCCGGCCAAGGCCGAGCACGGCAAGGTGGTGCCGACCTGGAACTACATCGCCGTGCATGCCTATGGGCGCGCCGAAGTGTTCGACGACGCCGAACGCCTGCTGAACCTGCTCGGCGAGTTGACCGACCGCCATGAGCAACCGCGCCCACAACCCTGGACGATCGCCGATGCACCGCAGGACTACATCGCCGGCATGCTGCGCGCCATCGTCGGCTTCGCCCTGCCCATCGAGCGCCTGGAAGGCAAATGGAAACTCGGCCAGAACCGCAGCGAGGCCGACCAGAGCGGCGTGCGTGACGGTCTCGCCGCCAGCCTCGATTCCCGCGACCGCGCCCTGGCGCAGCGTATGGCTGACTGA
- a CDS encoding glycosyltransferase, protein MIGIVIPAHNEEQSLDACLTALLEAAAHPDLDVPVRILVVLDSCTDGSASVVANYPVESLTLQARNVGQARASGVAWQLERGADWIACSDADSRVAADWLVRQRELQADMVCGTVEVAEWGELDGGVQSRYLSAYQDRDGHRHIHGANLSFSAAAYDRAGGFQKIVVDEDVQLVAAFERIGARIAWSSLPRVYTSARLDCRARGGFGDYLRSLL, encoded by the coding sequence TTGATCGGCATCGTGATTCCCGCTCACAACGAAGAACAGAGCCTGGACGCCTGCCTGACTGCCCTGCTCGAAGCGGCTGCCCATCCCGATCTGGACGTGCCCGTGCGCATTCTGGTGGTGCTCGACAGCTGCACCGACGGCTCGGCCAGCGTGGTCGCCAACTACCCGGTCGAAAGCCTGACGCTGCAGGCGCGCAACGTCGGCCAGGCGCGCGCTTCCGGTGTGGCCTGGCAACTCGAACGCGGCGCGGACTGGATCGCCTGCTCCGATGCCGACAGCCGGGTCGCTGCCGACTGGCTGGTGCGCCAGCGCGAACTGCAGGCCGACATGGTCTGCGGCACCGTGGAAGTCGCCGAATGGGGCGAACTCGACGGCGGCGTACAGAGCCGTTACCTGAGCGCCTACCAGGACCGCGACGGTCACCGGCACATCCACGGTGCCAATCTGTCGTTCAGCGCAGCCGCCTACGACCGCGCCGGGGGTTTCCAGAAAATCGTCGTCGACGAGGACGTGCAACTGGTCGCCGCCTTCGAGCGCATCGGCGCGCGCATCGCCTGGAGCTCGCTGCCGCGCGTGTATACCAGTGCCCGACTGGACTGCCGCGCCCGCGGCGGCTTCGGCGATTACCTGCGTTCGCTGCTCTAG
- a CDS encoding CBS domain-containing protein — protein MKVSDIMTRGVQTITPTQTIHEAAAMMARINCGALLVNQDDRLIGMITDRDITVRAVATGMPGETPISEVMSGEIRYCFDDEDVLHVARNMGDNQLRRLPVLNRDKRLVGVVSLGNLALSDDPQASAELLRRVTGAH, from the coding sequence ATGAAAGTCAGCGACATAATGACCCGCGGCGTGCAGACCATCACGCCCACCCAGACCATCCACGAAGCCGCCGCCATGATGGCGCGCATCAATTGCGGCGCCCTGCTCGTCAACCAGGATGATCGCCTGATCGGCATGATCACCGACCGCGACATCACCGTGCGCGCGGTGGCTACCGGCATGCCAGGCGAAACGCCGATTTCCGAGGTAATGAGCGGCGAGATCCGTTACTGCTTCGACGACGAAGACGTGTTGCACGTGGCCCGCAACATGGGCGACAACCAGCTGCGTCGCCTGCCGGTGCTCAACCGCGACAAACGCCTGGTTGGCGTGGTGTCGCTGGGCAACCTGGCCCTGAGCGACGACCCGCAGGCCAGCGCCGAGTTGCTGCGCCGCGTTACCGGCGCCCACTGA
- a CDS encoding DUF3079 domain-containing protein yields MAKKFPLQPSNPERVCWGCDRYCSAADLECGNGASRTQHPIELFGEDWYLDGDWGIEPPNDEKKPKQRQI; encoded by the coding sequence ATGGCCAAGAAATTTCCCCTACAACCGAGCAACCCCGAGCGCGTGTGCTGGGGTTGCGACCGTTACTGCAGCGCCGCCGACCTGGAATGCGGCAACGGCGCCAGCCGAACCCAACACCCCATCGAGCTGTTCGGCGAAGACTGGTACCTGGATGGCGACTGGGGTATCGAACCGCCAAATGACGAGAAGAAACCCAAGCAGCGGCAGATCTGA
- a CDS encoding lysylphosphatidylglycerol synthase domain-containing protein, with translation MRHLAGRPGESLVSKPDDKQGKPAWRWAKRLLTLCFFILVPALLFMLVKNLDWQEVSQALRGFSPTILLAAVGVTALSYGVYSSFDLIGRAYTQHGLPTRQVLPLTFVCYAFTLNLSSWVGGVALRYRLYSRLGLKVSTITRVLSMSLITNWLGYILLAGVLFTFGLVKLPEGWAVGATGLRIIGLALLAVGIGYLLACQFSKRRSWTIRGHELNLPSLPMALLQAGLGALNWSLMALIIYLLLPEEAFYPTILGILMISSIAGVITHIPAGLGVIEAVFIAMLQHEMSKGSIVAALIGYRAIYFLLPLAVACVVYLVLEKRAKKLRQNAGQENAEEPRPA, from the coding sequence ATGCGGCACCTTGCAGGTCGACCAGGAGAAAGTCTCGTGAGCAAACCCGACGACAAGCAAGGCAAGCCGGCATGGCGCTGGGCCAAGCGACTGTTGACCCTGTGCTTTTTCATTCTGGTGCCGGCGCTGCTGTTCATGCTGGTCAAGAACCTCGACTGGCAGGAGGTTAGCCAGGCGCTGCGCGGCTTCAGCCCGACCATCCTGCTCGCCGCAGTCGGCGTGACGGCGCTGAGCTACGGGGTGTATTCGAGCTTCGACCTGATCGGCCGCGCCTACACCCAGCACGGTCTGCCGACACGCCAGGTGCTGCCGCTGACCTTCGTGTGCTACGCCTTCACCCTCAACCTGAGTTCCTGGGTCGGCGGTGTGGCGCTGCGTTATCGCCTCTATTCGCGCCTCGGGCTGAAGGTTTCGACCATCACCCGCGTGCTGAGCATGAGCCTGATCACCAACTGGCTGGGCTACATCCTGCTGGCTGGCGTGCTGTTCACCTTTGGCCTGGTCAAGCTGCCCGAAGGCTGGGCCGTCGGCGCCACAGGCCTGCGCATCATCGGCCTGGCGCTGCTCGCCGTGGGCATCGGTTACCTGCTGGCCTGCCAGTTTTCCAAACGTCGCAGCTGGACGATTCGCGGCCACGAGCTGAACCTACCGTCGCTGCCCATGGCCCTGCTGCAGGCCGGCCTCGGCGCCCTGAACTGGTCGCTGATGGCGCTGATCATCTACCTGCTGCTGCCTGAAGAAGCTTTCTACCCGACCATTCTCGGCATCCTAATGATCAGCAGCATCGCCGGGGTGATCACCCATATTCCTGCAGGCCTGGGCGTGATCGAGGCGGTATTCATCGCCATGCTGCAGCACGAAATGTCCAAGGGCAGCATCGTCGCCGCGCTGATCGGTTACCGGGCGATCTACTTCCTGCTGCCGCTGGCGGTGGCCTGCGTGGTCTACCTGGTGCTGGAAAAACGCGCCAAGAAGCTGCGCCAGAACGCCGGCCAGGAAAACGCCGAAGAGCCGCGCCCTGCCTGA
- a CDS encoding GNAT family N-acetyltransferase, whose translation MTDTLLDWTPATPPPRAPIDGCFVRLEPLNTQRHGDDLWLALQGPDSDPALWDYLPYGPFAERRAFDDWLAGKQAGDDPLFFTVIDKATARAVGLLSFLRIAPADGCIEIGHIAFGRAMQRSPASTEAIWLLMRLAMDELGNRRLEWKCNARNARSMRAAERLGFTQEGLFRQHAMIKGQNRDTAWFSIIDGEWPAIREAFVGWLAADNFDAQGKQRRRLEDFREL comes from the coding sequence ATGACAGACACCCTGCTCGACTGGACACCCGCCACACCGCCGCCCCGCGCGCCCATCGACGGCTGCTTCGTACGCCTGGAACCCCTGAATACCCAGCGCCATGGCGATGATCTGTGGCTCGCCCTGCAAGGCCCGGACAGCGACCCGGCGCTATGGGATTACCTGCCCTACGGCCCGTTCGCCGAACGCCGCGCCTTCGATGATTGGCTGGCGGGCAAACAGGCAGGCGACGATCCACTGTTCTTCACGGTGATCGACAAGGCCACGGCAAGGGCCGTGGGGCTGCTCAGCTTCCTGCGTATCGCCCCGGCCGATGGCTGCATCGAGATCGGCCATATCGCCTTTGGCCGCGCCATGCAGCGCTCGCCAGCCTCCACCGAAGCGATCTGGCTGCTGATGAGGCTGGCCATGGACGAACTCGGCAATCGCCGCCTGGAGTGGAAGTGCAATGCGCGCAACGCGCGGTCGATGCGCGCCGCCGAGCGCCTGGGCTTCACCCAGGAAGGCCTGTTCCGCCAGCACGCAATGATCAAGGGCCAGAACCGCGACACCGCCTGGTTCTCGATCATCGATGGCGAGTGGCCGGCGATTCGCGAGGCCTTTGTAGGCTGGCTAGCCGCGGACAATTTCGATGCGCAGGGAAAGCAGCGTCGGCGGCTTGAGGACTTCCGCGAGCTTTGA